GGTTGAGCCTTTGCAGAGGCAAATATCATGTGTGCTTGGGCTCACATATCATGAAGCCAGAAAGCTACGTGTGCTCGAATgaattttaaaaagaaaaagatatcGAGGGGCCAGAAAACATGCCGATAGACACCGTGTGTCTGCCACTGTGTGTTTGAAATCTCTCCTTCTACGCTTTTTGTCTTATTTCTTTCAATCCCTCATATCCTTTCttccgtgcagggtagccaaccccTATCCGTGCCTtgtcttgtttctctctctctctctctctctctctcgcacttgCTCCATGAGTGTTGATCAATGAAATTCTATCCGTGACATTTTCTTTCTGCTTGAATTTTTATTTCCCTTTCACTGTTTCTTTCCGATTTCCGGTAGCTTCTCTTGCCCTGGTGCTGGTTTATCGTTGGCAGGTGCACAGTATCCAGCACCGTAACACAGTCGTCGTGAGACAGCGTGTTTAGCTCTCGTACTTCGTCGAGGCCGTGGTAGTGTAGTAGCAGAAGTGTAGTCTAGTAAGGCCATCTGGTCGTCGGCGTGCTGCACGGTCGTCTGTTTCTCTGACAAAGCAGGATCTACGACAGGCATACATTCCTCTATCGTTGATTATGCACATATGCATGCAAGAAAGAGACAGAAAAATAATCTTAATTAGTCCCAGAGGGACTGAGGAGCCCGTCCGCGCCCCCTGGTAGGCTCATGCCTCCTGGCCCAGCACGTTCTCGACGTGCTGCGCCAGGAGCGGCCACTATAGTTTTTCAAACTTTCGTGGAGGAGGGGTCCACCCCTACCAGCTGCCGGAACGCTGGTTCTGTGGTGGTTTATAAAGTATTATCTTTCTGAAGATGGAAGTTGCCGGGACACTCCCACAAGGTGTGTTTATTTGATGGATAGGCCCCGCGTTGTTTGCAAGTGGGGGTGCCTGGGTCCCTGTTTACATAATGCGTGCAGTGCGGTGTGAGTATTAAGTGTCTGGTGCTTTTCGTATGATTGAGGCGTCCTCTCTCGAATGCGGGTAGGGTGGTGCGTTGTGAAGGGCTGATGATTCCCTGCGAGTTTTCAAAATATGTAGCCTCTCGTTCCGCTGCTTCTTCCGCTTTTTTCCGGGGTTGTAAATGTCTTCAACAGGCCAAAGGATGGTGGGTCCCGGATTTTCTGCGCGGGAGAGCTTGTGTGCTCTTAATTTGCTCGCAATCCTTGATGGCCTGGAACACATTGTATACGTGCATGTGCATGTTAAGCTTTGTGCGTATGTGTAAAGACAGTTCATTATTTTGAATGTCTCTGCAAGCCCCTTCCTTGACTGTCTGTTCGTATCGTAATCGGGTCAGATGTATGTCCCATTTCTGGTACTGCAAGCATTATAGCCATCAATTCCGCGTCTTGAGGCATTCTGACTCTTGAGCAACTTTTCAAGAGTGACAAGCCATGGCCCATGAGTCGCGAGCTGCTGCTTTTGGCGTTGTGACTGGCATCTCTATTGCATGTGTTTTTATCGTCTGTCCCCTGAATTATTTTGATTCGTTTTCACCGCCGTTTTCGATTCGTTTTCGAGTGCATATTTTTTGGGAATGGAGCCTGTTTTTATCCTTGACAAGACATTCAATGGTTATAACTTCAGCGGAAAGGGGGGTAGGTTAGCAGTGTCGTAACTCAGTCTGTTAAGTATACGTCGGCTCTGATGAGATGATTGAAGCCTTTGTATTTGCGCCTGATATTGGATGTCTATTCCGTCTTCTAGTAAGTCAAGAGATGTGGCGTCTGTTAGTGTAGCCTGTCGTAGCATGTTCGATTGTTTGGTTATGTTTCATAAGGTCAGTAGACATCACAGCGATTGCGGTTATCACTCTATCTACAGTTCTTTTCTCTTCTAATTCAGCGTTTCCTTTATTTTGCATCTTCCTTCGTCAGAGAGTTTTCCAGAAATATTAAGACCACGGGATCAACAATGGCTGAGGCTTCACCCACTTGTGGTCATCTGTCATCGTAGTTATCATATGCGTAAATGAATTACCAAGTTTCAAGAGGTTAGTAAATATTGAGCAGCAAAGCGCATTAGTAAATCGACGAATTTGCCTTCTACCAGCCGACCATATCCATTACGAATGCAACGAGATCACATAATTGTTAGGTACCCTTtgtaaatgtatgtatgtatgtatgtatgtatgtatgtatgtatgtatgtatgtatgtatgtatgtatgtatgtatgtatgtgtgtgtgtatgtgtatgtatgtatgtatgtatgtatgtatgtatgtatgtatgtatgtatgtatgtatccttGCAGCAGATTCGATTGAGCTACTCGTAAACAACGGACAACAGACGGTATAGGACAAGGAACAAGCCGTCAATCACGAACTCGTAGCGTAAGCAGCGAACTCGTGGCGTCTGTAACCGAGTCAACTACGGTGGTTTCGACAATCACGACACAACCATCACCGCGACAGACCGAGAAATTGATCTTGCGACGCACGCGGCACATGGCGCCGATATTTTCGACAAACGACGATGCCGCGTCTTCCCCTGCCGAACAGCCGAAGAGTAGTTTTCGCACGGCCCCCTTTCTCGAGAAGATGCCGCGGCGCATGGCCGAGCGCCTCTGGAATCGCGAAACTTCCGCTCCGAGGACTGGAAGCTGCAGTACCGAGGGAGGGAACAGCCCGGCTCGGATACGAGGCTTTTCCCCTCCGCGTCTCCTTCTTCCTCCCCTTCTTCAGGCGGCTAAGCCCGAAGAGGCAGAAGGAGGCACGCGGCGCACGCACCGCCAGTGACCCAGTGACCTCCGGCAACCTAGAATCGCGCGCGATGCTGGCATTCTCCGGTAGACTCCTCGCCCTCGAGCTATCTACAggtgctgctgccgccgccgctcctTTCTTGACTCGCTTTAGGCtgcccacgttttttttttttgcgtttctttcCGACTGGCCCNNNNNNNNNNNNNNNNNNNNNNNNNNNNNNNNNNNNNNNNNNNNNNNNNNNNNNNNNNNNNNNNNNNNNNNNNNNNNNNNNNNNNNNNNNNNNNNNNNNNNNNNNNNNNNNNNNNNNNNNNNNNNNNNNNNNNNNNNNNNNNNNNNNNNNNNNNNNNNNNNNNNNNNNNNNNNNNNNNNNNNNNNNNNNNNNNNNNNNNNTTTGCTTTGTTCGTTCTTACTCGGCATCTAGCAAAATATATTTGCACAATAATGTGAACCttgggctttcttttttcttcttttgcatctCTATGTAAAAATGCATTTGTCTGTTTAGGAATATATGCTTATAATCCATGTAAACCTGTAAGATTGCGTAAGTTTGAATCTGGCTACACAACTTTATTTTATTTGCCTAATTTTTCAGTATAATTTTTCAAATGTTATAAACTGATTGTGTTGGTTGTTGCTATAACCGccaatgcgggggcctgcggctttgtcaagctgttgaCATGACAGCTTTTCCTGCCCGCCCCTTCGTATCATTACACTGTACTAATGCGAAAATCAACATCAATGTCATATTTACGATGGTATGATAGCGTGCGAAGCAATGCCAAATAAGACCAGGAGAAGAAAGATATCTTTCCTATCTTGGTCTTGCTTTAATTATTTTCTCGTGTTATTACACCGTAACTTCGGCATTGAAATTGTTTTGTGTCCTGAAATACCTACATACATAATAGTGGAATTCTGTAACATCGAACTACACACCTTTGCTGTCATGAAACCAGTACTCGACCCTTCACctaccgtggtggcttagcggctatggtgcggCGCTactataagcacgaggtcgtgggatcaaatcctggtcgCGGTggtcacatttcaatgggggtgaaatgtaaaaACTGCCGTGGCGTTTGGGGCACGTTATGGATCCACTGGTGGTCAAATTAGTCCGGAATCGcacactatgacgtgcctcataacaaaatcgtggttttggcacgtaaaaccactgAATTCGATTCAATACTCGCTCCTTCAAGCAATCAACCCTACGAAATGGGATGACTTGGACTGCAACTTGTGTGGCTTTTGTCCATGTCTCAATGTCTGCTTTGTCTCCGTTAGCTTTCCGCTGGTAAGCCGTCAATGGCTGATGTTACGATGCCAACAATACATATCTCTCTGAGACAACAACGGAATATCAACGAAATCTTTCAGGGCACGTTTTTCATGTCATATGATTATAGAAGTTGAATTTAGTCCCTCGTCCATAACCACTCATAGCAAGTTGTGTAACACGGATTCCAAAATACGGGGACAAATGCTGCTCACTGGGTACGCAAGACATATATACCAAAATAACAAAGTGTTATGAATACTGCTTCCTGAACACTTCACCCATCGAACGCTCCGTAAGGAAGAATGTAAATAAACAGCATAACTGTTGCCTTTCCAGTATCAGACTGAAGCGTTCATTAATAAACAAGATGGCGTTTCTGCTCAGGCACGCCTACCATCTGAGAAACCTCATGCAGTGCTGCCAAAGCTATGGTTTGCGTTAGCCAATCAGAAGAGAGAACCAGAAGTGCTCCTCCATTAACCACCCGTGATTGCGCTCCGCACGACGCTGGTTGAATGGAACCGCCATGAAAGGATTAGTAGCAGTCGATTTGCGAGCACTCTCGTCTCCTCTGGAAGACTAGCCGGCtctaccatggaataccaactagcccgtactcaaacctcgCTCTAGTTACTGATTTGCTGACACAAGTACTAGCAATGCACTCAGTTACTAGAACATGACGcgagcagggggggggggcgattccGAAGCCGAGCTGGCCCGTCCTGACCCGGCCACGTTTACATGTAACTCACCAAAGCAGGTGTGTAGGCAAATTAACTGAACTCCTCTCGACGCTAACTCAGTCAGATCCACTAGCGTATAACGAACGTAGCTTCTCAGAGTATCGTATTGCGCTCAAGACTTGCACTAGTGATTTGCTTTTGTAATTTTTTGATGCTGCCATGTACCTTACAGGCGGCGTGCAATATCTTGCGCAGTGGGGCCAAAACTGACGAAAACATAGTAGATGCAGTCGCCAAAGTGATCAATTTGACGTACAACGGCACCGGAAAGAGCCCGTGCAGCAACGTTTACCTCAGGGCAAATATGCATGCCTACCGGTTCCAGGTGAGCTGCCATTTGACACTGAAGTGCACACACTTGAACGCTCTTTATACAACTTTCGCTTTGGAGATTAGAACGATTGAAGAAATGAAAATTGAGGTAGTGGAGGAGTTGAATTCCAAAGATTGCGTTGCCGAGGGAGCCCAAACACAGCCGTAGCCATGCGAATGGTGCTACAGGCAAATATCAGTAGACCTACTGATTCTTTAAAATACTtaggtataaacttttttaaacagggttgaagtacctcagacaggctggccaacgtttcgataggtggacctatcttcgtcaaaggcggcctcgtcatcctcggcgtgttagttttaaagggttagtgcagtgacgtcacgtgcgggtgttgtcgctggcggctggttttaaagagagggattacaagagggaacaggcgctgccgtccgacgtctgtgagcctcattctcaagacgaagggacaagagcgtgagagtgggcacgcggggaggaaagaaaagaaatagaagcagaaaaaaggggaaaagaaggaaaaaaaaaagcaggggggtgccagggccgtaccaagacacaacaaagggggggggggtgaaagaaaaagaaagagaaaaatgaaatctttaagaaatacgggggcttgggagcgtgttggggatgggaaaggttaggaggtaatccgggggagtcgttggcggcatgtttttgaggcattagaacggccggtcaagcaataggtcgagtaattttgaaatagttaaggtggcgacggggagtctgcggtgcaatggtggggtgactgaaaggcagcggcatggtctttcaaggggcactgccccacgcgcttaacgtaggtgtcgttacggcggcatccagaaggcgatggttatACTTAGTGATGGCTAAATACTTAGTGATTCAAGTATATCACTTCACTATCCACTAATTTTCGAACTTTTTAATTATGATAATTTTTTATTATGATGATTTTTCTTTGTGGATACACATTCTAGCCTAGACCATGTTGAGCTACATTAGTGCGCGCATATCACGGTGAAGTTGACGCACGTTTCAGTcttcttttgtattttttgttttgcaataTTCAAAAACGTTTGTTGAAAGAGATCGAATGCCTTAATAAAGAAAACCTGAACTTCATCCTAAAGTTTTTTGCGACTACTACATCGTTGTCGCTTTTATGTTTGttttactgccccccccccccttctcactTCTATGTGATACTCTCAAATGAAGACGTTCAGCAGTACTGtacgtgaataaataaatactgccTGGAGATAATAATatttttcatttaaatgcaacaagcaccatctaatttggtgctgtggatgccgagaacaacaacaaaaaaaaactgttctcAGCAGCTCCCCGATGTAAAGCTTGCTCTAAACCATCTGCGCAGGAGTGCACCGAGCTCATACACCCGACGTGTAGTGACGGTGTGAAAGACATGTTCTATCCTCAAGAGTGGGATCCCGAGAAATTTGCCGAGCGGTGCCGAAAGAGGTTCGGGGTTACGCCTGAATTCGATGGGATGCTAAAAAAGTACCCGATCCCAAACTTCGAGATGGCGTCCAAGATATTTTTCAGGTATACGTTATATCAGTTAGTGCACAGAGATTCCCGttcatatacaaaaaaaaaaaagaaacgtgtgtTTCAAAGATGCACCGCGTCGGGCATGACTGCGTTCTCCGGCAGAGTTTACTCCTTTCTTTCTCATAGAAAAAAGAAGCGCGAAGGGCCAGACGAATTCGCTTCTATGTGTATGGTTCGCTTCAAAAGAAACAGGCAACTGTGGGAGGCGGTATGGCTGTGATTGGAAGGCTACTTTAATAATTCAAGGCACAACACAACAGAACTTCGCAACAAACGAAGCTGTGTCTATTCTTACTGCACACTGCCCGCGATACCGATCACTGTCCACAGGGTAACCTTGTCCAGTGCAAATAAAGCAAAAcgttggaggacgcttaagctccccctttaagagtggaacgcgatagcattcaaagatgcgTGACTGTTTCTCAGGCTTTCCGACAActtcagcttatgtaaccgtCATGTTTACCGGGAAAAGCTGGCAGCGAACgcgatgcacgaaggcgagctttctggtagaaacgcggccccttgcgtgggccgatcttggAGGTAGTACACAGCCGCGCAAACAAAATTACATCGTTTTAAGGTTTAATCATAATTATTCCGTTATTGTATCgcatttttaatatttcagtctgagcagatttaacataaaagacaCGGGCTGTCGGCGTTTAGTTTCacgacttattttttttttgtttgtgggctgccattctgaaaattctgaggaataaccttatcaagaatgtaagacaaggtatgagcaactttagtggtaGAATGGTGTGGCACTATAAGCTACATATAGGACATCTTCTATAGCAAGGCGTAAAATATGCAGATGCCTAAATATAAAAGGGAATTTTCGTTCAAGGGACGGCGGCGTCGGACGCTGACACGGACACCacattttctgcgacatggggcccttaacgttgTAGCGTTTATAAAGCTATGCTTTGTCTTCTCGAAAAGCGGTGGCAATTACGAAGGCGCGACCACTTCTTATACTGGTCCTTACTATTGAGTCCCGACTAATACGTTGCGAACGCGAAAAATAATTTTTTACTTACTTAAGTAACACGATTATAGTACCGGAAAACAACATTCCCATGTAGTTGGGTAAAGTAATCGTCTCTTCATGTTAACTATAATAACTGGTTTTCTTTGCcggaacaagaaagaaaaaggaaagttcAAGACGTAACAACGCGTTGTGAATTTCTGTGTTGACAATGCATCCTGGATTTCCACGTCATTTCACCGCATTCGGAATGAACTTCGGGGATGTTTCACATCGCCTGTGACAACAGAACAGTCTAGATCAAATGAATGTGAATTGTCCCAAGTGCGCTGGAATGCATGGGTGCGGCAACTATTTCCAAGCGTTTAACACAGCGTTTGCCTTCCTATGGGAGATGTATAGCTTACGGTGTCGCTTTCGAGCTAATTTTAAAAAAGGATTCATATCACATTGTGAAAGAAAATGTACGAGTCGTCTCGGGAGGATAACCATGCTTTTTGTGTTTTCCTCTTCGCACCGCAGCGACGGCGACCTAGATCCGTGGGCGGTGCACAGCTTGAACAAGGCTCCCACGCGGGAAACCAGATACCTGCTCATCAAGGGCgcggcgcaccacgtggacctaCAGTTCTCGCACCGCGATGAGCTTCGCTCGTACCGGAAAGCCAGGGAGGCCGCCAGGCGGGCCATCGCCGAATGGATATAGCCGTGACGTTGGGGACCGCACTGCGGACCTTAGCGCTTGTGTGTATACAGGCACATGTCCTACGGCCCAACCAATTCACGGAGAAAACTGACATTGACTGCTCTCGCAAAAATCGAGGCACAGTGTCTTAGCTTGAGGCCAATAACCGGATAGTAGACGCCACTGCGAATTTCCTGCGAATTTCCTGCGAATTTCCCGATTGGCTTATTTACTCTAATATCCTGGCAGGCAG
This genomic window from Dermacentor albipictus isolate Rhodes 1998 colony chromosome 9, USDA_Dalb.pri_finalv2, whole genome shotgun sequence contains:
- the LOC139049482 gene encoding lysosomal Pro-X carboxypeptidase-like, which codes for MHAYRFQECTELIHPTCSDGVKDMFYPQEWDPEKFAERCRKRFGVTPEFDGMLKKYPIPNFEMASKIFFSDGDLDPWAVHSLNKAPTRETRYLLIKGAAHHVDLQFSHRDELRSYRKAREAARRAIAEWI